The nucleotide sequence CGCGCGGGCTGATATGCTGCGACTGCCGTCGCCGCCATGACGAGGAGGAGACCGGCCGAAAAGGCTCCGACGTCGAGCAGCGAAATGCCCTCGAATGGGACGTTCGCGTCCAGGATCTTCATCACGGCAAACCCAGCGACCAGGCCGATGAATGCACCGATCCCCGCCAGCCGTATGGATTGCTTCAAGACGAGGCCGACCACCGCCCCGCCCGTTGCGCCCAGCGCCATGCGGAGGCCGATCTCCTTCCTGCGCTGGCTCAGCGCGTACGACAACACACCGTACAACCCGGTCACGCTTAGGGCCAGCGCCACGGCACCGAGCAGCGATCCAATCCATGAAGCCGCCAGAAGCGGATACATCTGCAAGTCGCGCACCTCGCCAAGAGGCAATGCCTCGAATACCTGCGGATTCGGAACGATTCGGCTGAAGATCTCCTGGAGCGTTTCGGGGCCGAGATCGCGATCCGTGTGACCCCGAACGAGGACTGCCGTGGCGTGGGCGTCGGCCGGACCTATCGGCAGGTAGATGTGCCCGGCGTCATGTCCCGCGACCAGCATGCCGGTGACGATGTCGCGGACCGTGCCGATGACGGTGACCTCACGATACGCGGCAAACTCGTCGACCGGGCGACCCTCGGCCGGGTCGATTCTGATCGTCTTGCCGATCGGATCCTCACCGGGCCAGAACGCATTGGCGGTGGAAGCGCTGACGATCACCACGCGTGCGGCCGAGCGTGCCTCGTCGATGTGAAACCCCCGGTCCCGCGCCGCGTTGAACAAACGGATTCCCGCTTGTGACGGCAACCGAGGCTACTCGTGGGTCGGCCGACAGACCTCCAGCGAGGGGACGTGCCAGCTCGTCCGGATCGCCACGGACATTCACCGAGATCACGCCTTGCGTGTCGAAGCCGAGGTCCATGGCAGCGACGGCGGCACCATTCCGCGCGAGCGTCACCGCCGTGATGGCGAGGACGAGCGCCACGGCCACTTGCGCGATGACGAGGGCGTTGCGCAGCCTGAATCGACCGCGCGTGGCGCGACCGTGGCCCCGCAGTGCATCCGTCAGGGAGAGCCGTGATGCCTCCAGCGACGGCAGCAGGGCGAACAGCAACGTCGCTAACGCCGACACCGCCAGCGCGAACAGGAACACCCGATAGTCGAACGTCAGTGGGGCCAGGCGCAGGATGGGGGCCACGGACGGCGGCAGGGTGCTATACAGCGTGAGCCACGCGACCCGAAGGCCCAACGCAGCGAGTGCGAGACCAGTAAGGCCTGCAAGGACAGATATGAAGAGCCCCTCGGTCAGCATCTGCCGCACTACGCGGCTCCGGCTCGCGCCGATGGCGAGGCGAACCGCCATTTCACGGTGGCGCGCGATCGCGCGCGCAAGCATCACGTTCGACACGTTCGCACACGACGTGACGAGCACGAGCAGGAACGCCGCGAACACCGGCGAGAACATTGCGACCATCTCGATCGACAGCGTGTTGGGCGACGGCTGAGGCCGTACCTCTGCACCGTGATGGCCTGTTCGTGATGCCCAATCCGTGGGATATCGGCTCGGCGAAGCTGCTCGCCTCCCTCGGGTTTGCGGCGCTGGCCACCACGAGCTCGGGCCACGCGGCGAGCCTTGGGCGACCCGACCGCCACGTCACGCTCGACGAGCTGATTGAGCACGCGACGGCTCTCGCCCAAGCGGTCGACGTGCCGCTCAACGTCGACGCCGAGTGCTGCTTTGCCG is from Luteitalea sp. and encodes:
- a CDS encoding FtsX-like permease family protein produces the protein MVAMFSPVFAAFLLVLVTSCANVSNVMLARAIARHREMAVRLAIGASRSRVVRQMLTEGLFISVLAGLTGLALAALGLRVAWLTLYSTLPPSVAPILRLAPLTFDYRVFLFALAVSALATLLFALLPSLEASRLSLTDALRGHGRATRGRFRLRNALVIAQVAVALVLAITAVTLARNGAAVAAMDLGFDTQGVISVNVRGDPDELARPLAGGLSADPRVASVAVTSGNPFVQRGAGPGVSHRRGTLGRTRGDRQRFHRQCVLAR
- a CDS encoding FtsX-like permease family protein produces the protein MPSQAGIRLFNAARDRGFHIDEARSAARVVIVSASTANAFWPGEDPIGKTIRIDPAEGRPVDEFAAYREVTVIGTVRDIVTGMLVAGHDAGHIYLPIGPADAHATAVLVRGHTDRDLGPETLQEIFSRIVPNPQVFEALPLGEVRDLQMYPLLAASWIGSLLGAVALALSVTGLYGVLSYALSQRRKEIGLRMALGATGGAVVGLVLKQSIRLAGIGAFIGLVAGFAVMKILDANVPFEGISLLDVGAFSAGLLLVMAATAVAAYQPARHATRVDPCQTLRSDA